A window of Massilia sp. NR 4-1 genomic DNA:
CATATGGTCGGAGGTCCGCGCCCGTGGCGCGCGATGCGCTAAAGGGTATTGCCTCTGGTAAATATGACAAGCACATGACGGGCGCGCTTCGCGTATACTGTGCGTGTTACCGGTTTATTTTTGGGCGCTGAGCGTCCTGCAAGGGGAAAATGATGGGTTCGATGAGTATTTGGCACTGGCTGATCGTGCTGGTGGTGGTAATGCTGGTGTTCGGTACCAAGAAGCTGGGCAATATGGGTTCGGATATCGGCAAGGCCGTGAAGGGCTTCAAGGATGGCGTGAAGGGCGAGGAAGACAAGCCTGCCGCGCCCGCTGCGCCGACCCAGGCGGTGGCCGACAAGAGCACCATCGACGTCGACGCCAAAGAGAAAAACAAGCTGTGATGCCCTGCCGGCCAGCGCTGGCCGGCGGCATGCGCCGATAGCCTATGATCGATCTCGGTCTCTCTAAACTCGCCATCATCGGGGTCGTTGCCCTCGTTGTGATCGGCCCGGAAAAGCTGCCCAAGGTGGCCCGCATGGCGGGTACCCTGTATGGCCGCGCCCAGCGCTATCTGCATGATGTGAAGGCGGAAGTCAGCCGCGAAATCGAACTGGAAGAGCTGAAAAACCTGCACAAGGAAGTGCAGGAAACCGCCCATTCGATCAAAAGCGGCGTGGAGGAAAGCATCGCGCAGAATATGTCGGAAGTGGAAAGCGCCTTCCGCGCCGACGATGCGGCGCAGTCGCCTCTGGTCACCGCCACCAATGAGGATCTGTCGCGCAAGGCCAAGGAATTCCGCCGCAAGCGCCTGGTGCGCACCTCGGCCGTGCCGCTCTGGTATAAGCAGCGCAACGGTGGCCGCAGCCATGTGGTGTCCGGCGCGGCGCGCGTGGCGCGCTTCCGTCCGCGCAGCGGCAAATCTGCATCGTTCTATTAAATGAGCAATCAACAACCCGTCGAAGAAACCTTCATCTCCCACCTGATCGAGCTGCGCGACCGTCTGGTCAAGGCCTCGATCGGCGTGCTGCTGGTGACGCTGGCCCTGATGTTCTGGCCCGGTCCTTCGCATATCTACGACATCATCGCCCAGCCCATGGTGAACGCCCTGCCGGCCGGCTCGAAGATGATCGCCACCGGCGTCATCGCGCCCTTCCTGGTGCCGATGAAGGTCACGCTGGTGATCGGCCTGATCCTGTCCCTGCCCTGGGTGCTGTACCAGATGTGGGCTTTTGTCGCGCCCGGCCTGTACGCGCATGAAAAACGCCTGATCGCGCCGCTGGTGATCTCGTCCTCGCTGCTGTTCATGGCGGGCGTGGCGTTCTGCTACTTCCTCGTGTTCGGGCGGGTGTTCGCCTTTATCTCGGAGTTTTCACCGACCTCGATTTCCGTCACGCCCGATATCGAGAACTATCTCGACTTCGTGATGTCGATGTGCCTGGCGTTCGGCTGCGCGTTTGAAGTGCCGGTGGTGGTGGTGATTCTGGTGCGCATGGGCCTGGTCTCGGTGGCCAAGCTGAAGGAATGGCGCGGCTATGTGATCGTGGCCGCCTTCGTGATCGCCGCCATCGTCACGCCGCCGGACGTGGTCAGCCAGTTCTCGCTGGCGATTCCGATGTGGCTGCTGTTCGAGGTTGGCGTGCTGCTCTCGCCCATCTTCGTCAAAGTCACGCAGGCGCCCAGCGAACAGCAGGAATAAGCCTGTCAAAAAAGCTTGCTCAGGGTGATGGCGTGCATCAGCAGCGATGCCGCCAGCATCCAATAGATGGGTCTGAGCTTTTTATCCACTTCCGCCAGAATTTCTCCCTTCATTTTTGCCAGCATTTCGCTGACCTGGGCGAGAATTTCCGCTTTCAGGATGGCTAGGTCGGAAGATAGGCAGACCGGCTCGCTCAGCGCGTAGGAAAGGGCCTCGGCGTGGGCTTCCGCCTGCGCCAAGGGAACGCCGCTGGCTTGCAGGATGCGGGAATATTCAAGCTTGTCGAAAGGCAGGGGCATGGGCATTGCAACTCCTTGGACTCAGGATAGCAGATCGGACGCCGCGCCGGCGTCCGCACCATATGCCATGCTAGCCGCCAGCCTGCTGGCGCCGCTTGCGCGGCCGCAAAGGCTGGCGGGGTCGGGCGGGATTACTGCATCAGCTCGCGGATCACGCGCACCGGCGCGCTGCCGTAGCTGAGGAATTGCTCGTGGAAGTCCTTCAACGCGAAGCGGCTGCCCAGGGTCTGGCGGCGCTGCTCGCGCAATTCCATGATCTCGCTGAAGCCGCTGAAATAGCTGGTCAGCTGCACGGAGGTGAGCTGCACGCGGCGCCATTTCTCGGCCGCCTCGCGCGGCGTCTGGAAGGCTTGGCGCGTCAGCAGGTCGATGGCCTGCTCCTGGTTCATGCCCAGCACGTGCACGCTGTAATCGAGGATGGTGTTGGTCACGCTGCGCAGATTCCACTTCGAATACATCAGCCACATCTCGGGCGCGTTGTCGCCATAGCCCGATTCCAGCATCATGCGTTCGCTGTAGACCGCCCAGCCTTCCACCATGGCGCCATTGCCGAAGATGGACTTGATCACGGACGGCGATTTGTTCGCATACACCAGCTGGGCGTAATGGCCTGGAATCGCCTCGTGCATGTTCAGGATCTGCAGAATCCAGTGGTTGTACTCGCGCAGGCTGCTCTCGGCCTGTTCCGGCGTTTCCTTGTCGAGCGGCGTCACATTGTAGTAAGTGCGGTCCTGCGGACGGAAGGGACCGGGTGCCTCGATGCTGGCGCCGGCCACGCCGCGCTGGTACTCCGGCGTTTCGCGCACCACCAAAGGCTTCTTCGGATCGAGGGTCAGCAGATTGTGCTTGACCACCCAGTCCTGCAATTGCGGAATCTGGCGGCGGATCTCGGGGAAGAAGTTCTCGCGCGCGACGTGGTTGGACGAGAGCTTGTCGATCATCATGCCGATCTTGGCATAGCGCTCGGCCGGTTTCGCCGTATCGCCCAGATACTTGGGCCACAGCTCGTCGGAGATGCGGTCCATATTCGCCAGCAGCTGCTCGCGCGCCGCCAGGGCTTTCTGGTAAGTCTGCTCGCCCGTGCTGCCGGCCTGGATGTCGAAGCCGAACTTGGCCTCGTACAGCTCCTTGCCGATGCGGAAGGAACGCGCGCCGGTTTTCTCCAGCGTCTTATCCAGCTCGCCGAGCCAGGCGGCATACGATTCCACGGCCTTTTTCGCCTCCGCCACGCGCAGCGCGAACAGCTGCTTCTCGTCGCTGGTCAGGATGGAGGCCTGCGCCTCTTTCTGGATATCGTTCAGTATCGCCACCACTCCGGGCGCCTGCGCCACGGCCAGCTGGGTGTGTTCGCGCGTCGGGTTGCTGATGCTGGCGCGCGCCGCGTCGTAGTAGGCCGGCACGCTGGCGATGCGCTTGAGCAGGGTGCGCAGGCGCTGCGGCTTGGCCGCGTATTCGGTGTTGAGGATGAAGTCGAGCGGGCTGGCGATATTGTAGGAGGCCGGATTCCATTCGAATTCGCGGAAGGTGGCCAGATACCAGCGGTCGCTATTCAGCTTGTTCTGCAGCAGGCCCAGGTCGGTGCGCTGGCGCGGCGACAGCTGGCGCGCATCGAGCTTGCCGAAGCGTTCCAGCCAGTCGTCGATAAAGGCCAGCTGGCGCTGGCGGCTGGCCGCATCGGGGATGGTCAGGCTGGCGGCGGTATCGTATTTGCCGACCGAGATGGCCAGTTCGGGATCGGCGCGCCACAGGGCGCTGAGGAACTGGTTGCTCGCATTGCCGAAAGTGCGGTCCTGGCGGCGCTCCTGCGCCACCGGCGCGGCCACGGCGGCCGCGGCGGCGCCCGCACCGGCTGCGGCGGCAGCCTTGCCCTTGCCTTTGCTGGATTTTTTGGCTGGCGCGCTGGTCGTCTTGGCGGGCTTGCCGGATTTTTGCGGCTTCTTCGCCGCGCTGGCCGGGGACAGCGCCAGGCAGGCCATTACGGCGGCCAGCGCAATCTTGGTCTTGATCATGGGGGAACCTCTTGAATTGGAGCGTGCAGCGTGCGAGATTATCATTATTCCGCCCGCTTGAGCGCCCCGTGTTACACGACGCTACAAACGCGTTTTCAGTTCAGCGTGTTGCCGCGGATAAGCTGCTGGTGGCGCTCATTGATCTGCGCCACCACCTGCTTGCCGCGCGCCATATGGCTTAGCAGGATCTCGCTCGATTTGGTGAAGCGGTGGCCGATGCGGATCGAGTAGGAGCGGAACAGCCAGCTCCAGAAGGACTGCACGAAGGTGGCTTCGTCCAGGTCGCGCCATTTCACGCCCTGCACGCCGCGCGCCCAGGGCAGGATGCCGGCATACATCCACACGCCCACATCGTCGCAATACAGTTGCACGCTGCGGATCAG
This region includes:
- the tatA gene encoding Sec-independent protein translocase subunit TatA, which translates into the protein MGSMSIWHWLIVLVVVMLVFGTKKLGNMGSDIGKAVKGFKDGVKGEEDKPAAPAAPTQAVADKSTIDVDAKEKNKL
- the tatB gene encoding Sec-independent protein translocase protein TatB, with protein sequence MIDLGLSKLAIIGVVALVVIGPEKLPKVARMAGTLYGRAQRYLHDVKAEVSREIELEELKNLHKEVQETAHSIKSGVEESIAQNMSEVESAFRADDAAQSPLVTATNEDLSRKAKEFRRKRLVRTSAVPLWYKQRNGGRSHVVSGAARVARFRPRSGKSASFY
- the tatC gene encoding twin-arginine translocase subunit TatC — translated: MSNQQPVEETFISHLIELRDRLVKASIGVLLVTLALMFWPGPSHIYDIIAQPMVNALPAGSKMIATGVIAPFLVPMKVTLVIGLILSLPWVLYQMWAFVAPGLYAHEKRLIAPLVISSSLLFMAGVAFCYFLVFGRVFAFISEFSPTSISVTPDIENYLDFVMSMCLAFGCAFEVPVVVVILVRMGLVSVAKLKEWRGYVIVAAFVIAAIVTPPDVVSQFSLAIPMWLLFEVGVLLSPIFVKVTQAPSEQQE
- a CDS encoding DUF885 domain-containing protein, which produces MIKTKIALAAVMACLALSPASAAKKPQKSGKPAKTTSAPAKKSSKGKGKAAAAAGAGAAAAAVAAPVAQERRQDRTFGNASNQFLSALWRADPELAISVGKYDTAASLTIPDAASRQRQLAFIDDWLERFGKLDARQLSPRQRTDLGLLQNKLNSDRWYLATFREFEWNPASYNIASPLDFILNTEYAAKPQRLRTLLKRIASVPAYYDAARASISNPTREHTQLAVAQAPGVVAILNDIQKEAQASILTSDEKQLFALRVAEAKKAVESYAAWLGELDKTLEKTGARSFRIGKELYEAKFGFDIQAGSTGEQTYQKALAAREQLLANMDRISDELWPKYLGDTAKPAERYAKIGMMIDKLSSNHVARENFFPEIRRQIPQLQDWVVKHNLLTLDPKKPLVVRETPEYQRGVAGASIEAPGPFRPQDRTYYNVTPLDKETPEQAESSLREYNHWILQILNMHEAIPGHYAQLVYANKSPSVIKSIFGNGAMVEGWAVYSERMMLESGYGDNAPEMWLMYSKWNLRSVTNTILDYSVHVLGMNQEQAIDLLTRQAFQTPREAAEKWRRVQLTSVQLTSYFSGFSEIMELREQRRQTLGSRFALKDFHEQFLSYGSAPVRVIRELMQ